One window of the Amycolatopsis mediterranei genome contains the following:
- a CDS encoding MFS transporter: protein MSRMNRDLLTLSTAQTFSAVGSQVTIVALPLSAVLMLDATPAEMGLLAALAVLPYPVLALWVGAWVDRLRRRRILIIADWCRAVLLGSVPVAALFGVLGMTQLYLVACLAGCASVWFDVAYTSYIPQVIPKEQIVGANSAVTVARSGAQVAGPGLGGVTVQAFTAPIAIAIDAVSFVVSAVLLSRIKDDPPCEPGPKRRILADVVEGTRYLLRTPVLAMPAFAMSLVNLFNFVLLAVFALYVVEVLHIGAALYGTILLLGGLGAVVGGVFAGTVAKRLGTGRAVIVGTALFGLAPVLVASAGGDVLAVVLMLVAAQFLTTLGLSVLDVNLVSLRQTTTPVRIQGRVGATIRMVNWSMKPLGAVLGGVLGEQIGLRPTIWVAVAGGAAGALWMLLSPIRRVRTDRDVTTEPIPDPVPEAVS, encoded by the coding sequence ATGAGCCGGATGAACCGCGACCTGCTGACCCTCTCCACCGCGCAGACCTTCTCGGCTGTCGGCTCGCAGGTCACGATCGTGGCGCTGCCGCTCTCGGCGGTGCTGATGCTCGACGCGACCCCGGCGGAGATGGGCTTGCTCGCCGCGCTCGCGGTGCTGCCGTACCCGGTGCTCGCCCTGTGGGTCGGCGCGTGGGTGGACCGGTTGCGGCGACGGCGGATCCTGATCATCGCCGACTGGTGCCGCGCCGTGCTGCTCGGGTCGGTGCCGGTGGCCGCGCTGTTCGGGGTGCTGGGCATGACGCAGCTCTACCTGGTGGCCTGCCTGGCGGGGTGCGCGAGCGTGTGGTTCGACGTGGCCTACACCTCCTACATCCCGCAGGTGATCCCGAAGGAGCAGATCGTCGGTGCGAACTCGGCGGTGACGGTGGCGCGCTCCGGCGCCCAGGTCGCGGGTCCCGGCCTCGGCGGCGTCACCGTGCAGGCGTTCACCGCGCCGATCGCGATCGCGATCGACGCCGTGTCGTTCGTGGTCTCGGCGGTGCTGTTGTCCCGCATCAAGGACGACCCGCCCTGCGAGCCCGGGCCGAAGCGGCGGATCCTCGCCGACGTCGTCGAGGGCACGCGGTACCTGCTGCGCACGCCGGTGCTGGCCATGCCCGCGTTCGCGATGAGCCTGGTCAACCTGTTCAACTTCGTGCTGCTGGCGGTCTTCGCGCTCTACGTGGTCGAGGTCCTGCACATCGGCGCGGCCCTCTACGGCACCATCCTGCTGCTGGGCGGGCTCGGTGCGGTGGTCGGCGGCGTGTTCGCCGGCACCGTCGCCAAGCGGCTCGGCACCGGCCGCGCGGTCATCGTGGGCACGGCGTTGTTCGGCCTGGCCCCGGTTCTGGTCGCTTCGGCGGGCGGCGACGTGCTCGCCGTGGTGCTGATGCTCGTGGCCGCGCAGTTCCTCACCACCCTGGGCCTGTCGGTGCTGGACGTCAACCTGGTGAGCCTGCGCCAGACCACCACGCCGGTGCGCATCCAAGGCCGGGTCGGCGCCACGATCCGGATGGTCAACTGGTCGATGAAGCCGCTGGGCGCGGTGCTCGGTGGTGTGCTCGGCGAGCAGATCGGGCTGCGGCCCACGATCTGGGTCGCGGTCGCCGGCGGTGCCGCGGGTGCCCTCTGGATGCTCCTGTCCCCCATCCGTCGCGTCCGCACCGATCGCGACGTCACCACCGAACCCATCCCCGATCCTGTTCCGGAGGCCGTGTCATGA
- a CDS encoding non-ribosomal peptide synthetase, translated as MSTDPALLEVSLRSTLTGLIDEQTARTPEAVAVVTADGPLTYAELAGRVRALAAHLRTLGVGPETVVGICAVRGAAMIVGVLAILRAGGAYLPLDPEYPADRLSYMLGDARAELLLVHEPTAAAARALGCAATVDIDTPLPAADDEAPAAKPDNLAYVIYTSGSTGRPKGACLAHAGVVNRLLWMQREYPIGPGDAVLQKTPFSFDVSVWELFWALMTGARLVMAEPGGHRDAAYLAATIREHEITVVHFVPSMLAQFLQEPAVRGITSLRHVVCSGEALPSDVAQRAMELLPGTLENLYGPTEASVDVSYHRCDPVADTTTVPIGRPVANTGLHVLTDDFSVAADGEAGELYLGGIQLARGYHRRPGLTAQRFVPDPFGSGGRLYRTGDIATRRPDGEIEYLGRTDHQVKINGFRIELDEIGVALRTHPAVHDAVVVAHTTPAGHQQLLGYLVLAGDRECPRPAELREFLSRTLPAHMIPARCLTIEEIPLSLNGKIDRKQLPAPDDRVAAPDTAASTDVERTLVEIWRGVLAGAGPDDDFLDLGGDSIVALTLVARARAAGLRITAEHILRHRTIRAVAGLAEAVTAPDDSGAAVAAPGRDAGAVAAIAALDDVADVYPLTPLQAGMLFHSQYNDDATDYFQQSVLRVSGPFDPGVFAAAWRDVAGRHPALRSRVAWAGLDRPVQVVEHAVRTSVTVVEAADLDRVVAEDRQVGFDPAAAPPLRLTAVCLGERDWAVVLSHHHLVLDGWSMALVVRELVQRYREHALGEPAEVTAGPAFRRYVDWIDRQDRERAASFWRDRLRGSAGPSPLPGNAGHDDAPGGVGEIPVRLAGARALALRDRARAEGLTLNSVVHGLWGLLLARYGERQDVVFGSTFSGRPPELAEVDTTVGLFITTLPVRLPVPPGAELAQWLREVQWNLLQLQDYQHCSLPDIRAWSGVPAGQALFDTIVIGQNQPAPQAHDPATGLSISSHDTVTKTGYPLVLLVEEHGERIELLLRYQRSRFDEAAVRRIAGHLDAALAAFAADPGRRLGDVELITAEESASWPVFGAQVPEPVAGATIHGLVEATAHRVPGAVAVRGRDHELTFAELNTRANRLAHHLRERGAGPETLIGVCAHRTPELLVSLLAVLKAGGAYLPLAPDNPAERLATIIADAGLRYLIVDDDLRELVAGSGAELIAPGSGTDDRDPVPLSTPDNLAYVIYTSGSTGKPKGVAVTHRGVVNHLRWCLAQLPEDARGGAPVFSSYGFDLIVPSLYAPLLAGQPVRLLPDGLDAGELADQLAEGAPYSFVKLTPGLLELLAEHLSPERAARLARVLLVGGEAFPDRVRARWHRLAPDTAIVNHYGPTEVSVGCSSFRTGAEPAGTTLVPIGRPHRNQSTYLLDERLRPVPVGVPGEICVGGVGNARGYLDRPGLTAGKFVPDPFRPVPGARMYRTGDRAVRLPGGDLLFLGRRDGQVKIRGYRVELGEIERALSGHPDLRGVVVTAPADDTGRQRLIAYVVAAAHAPAPAELRSWLGDRLPPYLVPATYLVLDELPLTANGKVDRTALPVPEAIDRAVQREYAAPRGDTERMLAECWAHVLRVERVGVHDNFFELGGDSIMTLQVVAGARQAGLRISPKLIFRYPTVAQLAPQATPITTATPHRAAAKTGEWFPLAPIQRAFAERDLPDHHHYNQSVVLTLDDADPGRMAAALRALVAHSPALRTRFDLGALRQRVVDREDADLLWCRDFASADAGALTAAADAVQSSLDIVAGPVVRAGLFRTGDGPDRLLLAVHHLVVDTLSWRSLIEDLAAAYEGTPFAAPTSSYQDWIAALDTLDVAAAGPGAVPALPVDHDHGPDTVATAASVHVRLSEEDTERLLRDVPRVHRVRAEDLVVTAAAKTLAQWSGGPAVLDVERHGRDGAAEDLDLSRTVGWFTQVLPVRFDEPELHHVKEVLRGLPAVGSTGPVSPVVVNYHGRVDRSIPDAGPFTVAATPLGAEKSAAYPRPRPIEIEAGVRDGVLHVEWIYPATRLRADTVRTLAEAFLAHLRELTAYCVANPGGHTPSDFPLTRLTQREVDHLAASGPGGSALEDVHPLTAMQEGLLFHSLLDPDDDMYLGRRTYRLDGRIDLGAFAQAWREVGRRHPILRSTIVWDGLQEPVQAVWADAGIRVTDVVRTGGFDLAAAPPIEVALRPEGDSVRVVLSYHHIIVDGWSVSTVVSEVMEVYQALLEGSTARPAPAPPFGQFVAWLARSDAEQTRGYWRQTLGDLTEATPLPVKPPQVPGTSSATVDVDLSPALHESVRGFLARAGLTLATLAQGAWASVLAERTGRDDVVFGATVAIRPGELADVGRMVGPLITTLPVRVRLAPAPDTRAWLADLQERHAELREHVASALTDIHRLTAVPAGEQLFDTILVVENFPRPVIAGPQASLTAVREFERTGYPIVLGVIDADPIRVQVLYEQADCDPAFARDLAEDTVRAFARLCRA; from the coding sequence GTGAGCACGGATCCGGCTCTCCTGGAAGTTTCCCTCCGGTCCACGCTGACCGGCCTGATCGACGAGCAGACGGCCCGCACCCCGGAGGCCGTCGCCGTGGTGACCGCGGACGGCCCGCTGACCTACGCCGAGCTGGCCGGGCGCGTGCGGGCCCTGGCCGCGCACCTGCGGACGCTCGGCGTCGGGCCGGAGACCGTCGTGGGCATCTGCGCGGTGCGCGGCGCAGCCATGATCGTCGGCGTACTGGCGATCCTGCGCGCCGGCGGTGCCTACCTCCCGCTGGACCCGGAGTACCCGGCGGACCGGCTCTCCTACATGCTCGGCGACGCCCGAGCCGAGCTGCTGCTCGTGCACGAGCCGACCGCGGCCGCGGCCCGTGCCCTCGGCTGCGCCGCGACCGTCGACATCGACACCCCGCTCCCGGCCGCCGACGACGAGGCGCCGGCCGCGAAGCCGGACAACCTCGCCTACGTCATCTACACCTCGGGCTCGACCGGGCGGCCGAAGGGCGCCTGCCTCGCCCACGCCGGGGTGGTCAACCGGCTGCTGTGGATGCAGCGGGAGTACCCGATCGGCCCCGGCGACGCGGTGCTGCAGAAGACGCCGTTCAGCTTCGACGTGTCGGTGTGGGAGCTCTTCTGGGCCCTGATGACCGGCGCCCGGCTCGTCATGGCCGAGCCCGGCGGGCACCGCGACGCCGCGTACCTCGCCGCCACCATCCGCGAGCACGAGATCACCGTCGTGCACTTCGTGCCGTCGATGCTCGCGCAGTTCCTGCAGGAACCCGCGGTCCGCGGCATCACCAGCCTGCGCCACGTCGTGTGCAGCGGGGAGGCACTGCCCTCCGACGTCGCGCAGCGAGCGATGGAACTGCTGCCCGGCACCCTCGAAAACCTCTACGGCCCCACCGAAGCGTCGGTCGACGTGTCCTACCACCGGTGCGACCCGGTGGCCGACACCACCACCGTGCCGATCGGCCGCCCGGTCGCCAACACCGGGCTGCACGTGCTCACCGACGACTTCTCGGTGGCCGCCGACGGCGAAGCGGGCGAGCTCTACCTCGGCGGCATCCAGCTCGCCCGCGGCTACCACCGGCGCCCGGGCCTGACCGCGCAGCGCTTCGTACCCGACCCGTTCGGCTCGGGTGGGCGGCTCTACCGCACCGGCGACATCGCGACGCGGCGCCCGGACGGCGAAATCGAGTACCTCGGCCGCACCGACCACCAGGTCAAGATCAACGGGTTCCGGATCGAGCTCGACGAGATCGGCGTCGCGCTGCGCACCCACCCCGCCGTGCACGACGCCGTCGTGGTCGCACACACGACCCCGGCCGGGCACCAGCAGCTGCTCGGCTACCTCGTGCTCGCCGGCGACCGCGAGTGCCCCCGCCCGGCCGAGCTGCGCGAGTTCCTGAGCCGGACGCTGCCCGCGCACATGATCCCCGCGCGCTGCCTGACGATCGAGGAGATCCCGTTGAGCCTCAACGGGAAAATCGACCGCAAGCAGCTGCCCGCGCCCGACGACCGGGTCGCCGCACCGGACACCGCGGCGAGCACGGACGTCGAACGCACCCTGGTCGAGATCTGGCGCGGCGTGCTGGCCGGCGCCGGACCCGACGACGACTTCCTCGACCTCGGCGGCGACTCCATCGTCGCCCTCACCCTGGTCGCCCGGGCGCGCGCCGCCGGCCTGCGGATCACCGCCGAGCACATCCTGCGCCACCGCACGATCCGCGCGGTCGCCGGACTCGCCGAAGCGGTGACCGCGCCGGACGACTCCGGTGCGGCCGTGGCCGCGCCCGGTCGCGACGCCGGCGCCGTGGCCGCCATCGCGGCCCTCGACGACGTGGCCGACGTCTACCCGCTCACCCCGCTGCAGGCGGGGATGCTGTTCCACAGCCAGTACAACGACGACGCCACCGACTACTTCCAGCAGTCCGTGCTGCGGGTGAGCGGCCCGTTCGACCCCGGCGTGTTCGCCGCCGCCTGGCGGGACGTGGCGGGCCGCCACCCGGCGCTGCGCTCGCGGGTCGCCTGGGCCGGGCTCGACCGGCCGGTGCAGGTCGTCGAGCACGCCGTGCGCACGTCGGTCACGGTGGTCGAGGCGGCCGACCTCGACCGCGTGGTCGCCGAGGACCGGCAGGTGGGCTTCGACCCGGCCGCGGCGCCACCGCTGCGGCTGACCGCAGTGTGCCTCGGCGAGCGGGACTGGGCGGTCGTGCTCAGCCACCACCACCTCGTCCTCGACGGCTGGAGCATGGCGCTGGTCGTGCGGGAACTGGTGCAGCGCTACCGCGAGCACGCCCTGGGCGAGCCCGCGGAAGTCACCGCGGGGCCGGCGTTCCGCCGCTACGTCGACTGGATCGACCGGCAGGACCGGGAGCGGGCCGCGAGTTTCTGGCGCGACCGGTTGCGCGGGTCTGCGGGTCCGTCACCGCTGCCCGGGAACGCCGGGCACGACGACGCGCCCGGCGGCGTCGGCGAGATTCCGGTGCGCCTCGCCGGGGCGCGGGCCCTCGCCCTGCGTGACCGGGCCCGCGCCGAGGGCCTGACCCTGAACTCGGTGGTGCACGGCCTGTGGGGACTGCTGCTGGCACGCTACGGCGAGCGGCAGGACGTCGTGTTCGGCTCGACGTTCTCCGGCCGCCCGCCGGAACTGGCCGAGGTCGACACCACCGTCGGCCTGTTCATCACCACGCTGCCGGTGCGGCTGCCGGTGCCGCCCGGCGCAGAGCTGGCGCAGTGGCTGCGCGAGGTGCAGTGGAACCTGCTTCAGCTGCAGGACTACCAGCACTGCTCGCTGCCCGACATCCGGGCCTGGAGCGGCGTGCCCGCCGGCCAGGCGCTGTTCGACACGATCGTGATCGGGCAGAACCAGCCCGCCCCGCAGGCGCACGACCCGGCGACCGGGCTGTCGATCAGCTCGCACGACACCGTCACCAAGACCGGCTACCCGCTGGTGCTGCTGGTCGAGGAGCACGGCGAGCGAATCGAGCTGCTGCTGCGCTACCAGCGGTCCCGCTTCGACGAGGCCGCGGTGCGGCGCATCGCCGGGCACCTCGACGCGGCACTGGCCGCGTTCGCCGCCGATCCGGGCCGCCGGCTCGGCGACGTCGAGCTGATCACCGCCGAGGAGTCCGCTTCCTGGCCGGTCTTCGGGGCGCAGGTACCCGAACCCGTCGCCGGGGCCACGATCCACGGGCTCGTCGAGGCCACGGCGCACCGGGTGCCCGGCGCCGTCGCGGTCCGCGGGCGCGACCACGAGCTGACCTTCGCCGAGCTGAACACCCGCGCCAACCGGCTGGCCCACCACCTGCGCGAGCGCGGGGCCGGTCCCGAGACGCTGATCGGCGTCTGCGCACACCGCACGCCGGAGCTGCTGGTGTCGTTGCTGGCCGTGCTCAAGGCCGGCGGAGCGTACCTGCCGCTCGCCCCGGACAACCCCGCCGAGCGGCTCGCCACCATCATCGCCGACGCCGGCCTGCGCTACCTGATCGTCGACGACGACCTGCGCGAGCTGGTCGCCGGGTCCGGCGCCGAGCTGATCGCCCCCGGCAGCGGCACCGACGACCGCGATCCGGTGCCACTGTCCACTCCGGACAACCTGGCGTACGTGATCTACACGTCCGGGTCGACGGGCAAGCCCAAGGGCGTCGCGGTCACCCACCGCGGGGTGGTCAACCACCTGCGGTGGTGCCTCGCGCAGCTGCCGGAAGACGCGCGCGGCGGCGCGCCGGTCTTCTCCTCCTACGGCTTCGACCTCATCGTGCCGTCGCTGTACGCGCCGCTGCTCGCCGGGCAGCCGGTGCGGCTGCTGCCCGACGGGCTCGACGCCGGCGAACTCGCGGACCAGCTCGCCGAGGGCGCGCCGTACAGCTTCGTCAAGCTCACGCCCGGATTGCTGGAGCTGCTCGCCGAACACCTGTCCCCGGAACGCGCGGCCCGCCTCGCGCGGGTGCTGCTGGTCGGTGGCGAAGCGTTCCCCGACCGGGTGCGGGCACGCTGGCACCGCCTCGCGCCGGACACGGCGATCGTCAACCACTACGGCCCCACCGAGGTGTCGGTCGGCTGCTCGTCGTTCCGCACCGGAGCCGAGCCCGCCGGGACCACGCTCGTGCCCATCGGCCGCCCGCACCGGAACCAGAGCACCTACCTGCTCGACGAGCGGCTGCGGCCGGTGCCGGTCGGGGTGCCCGGCGAAATCTGCGTCGGTGGCGTCGGCAACGCCCGCGGTTACCTCGACCGGCCGGGCCTGACCGCCGGGAAGTTCGTGCCCGACCCCTTCCGGCCGGTGCCCGGCGCCCGGATGTACCGCACCGGCGACCGCGCGGTCCGGCTGCCGGGCGGGGACCTCCTGTTCCTCGGCCGGCGCGACGGGCAGGTCAAGATCCGCGGCTACCGGGTCGAACTCGGCGAGATCGAGCGCGCCCTGTCCGGGCACCCGGACCTGCGCGGGGTGGTGGTGACCGCGCCGGCCGACGACACCGGCCGGCAGCGCCTGATCGCCTACGTCGTGGCCGCCGCCCACGCCCCGGCCCCGGCCGAGCTGCGGTCCTGGCTCGGTGACCGGCTCCCGCCGTACCTGGTGCCGGCCACCTACCTGGTGCTCGACGAGCTGCCGCTGACCGCCAACGGCAAGGTCGACCGCACGGCGCTGCCGGTGCCGGAAGCGATCGACCGCGCGGTGCAACGGGAGTACGCGGCCCCGCGCGGCGACACCGAGCGGATGCTCGCCGAATGCTGGGCGCACGTGCTGCGGGTGGAGCGCGTCGGCGTGCACGACAACTTCTTCGAGCTCGGCGGCGACTCCATCATGACGCTGCAGGTCGTCGCGGGGGCCAGGCAGGCGGGCCTGCGGATCAGCCCGAAGCTGATCTTCCGGTACCCGACCGTCGCGCAGCTGGCCCCGCAGGCCACCCCGATCACCACCGCGACCCCGCACCGGGCCGCGGCGAAGACCGGCGAGTGGTTCCCGCTCGCGCCGATCCAGCGGGCGTTCGCCGAGCGGGACCTGCCGGACCACCACCACTACAACCAGTCGGTCGTGCTCACCCTCGACGACGCCGACCCCGGCCGGATGGCGGCCGCGCTGCGGGCCCTGGTGGCGCACAGCCCGGCGTTGCGCACCCGGTTCGACCTCGGGGCGCTCCGGCAGCGGGTGGTGGACCGCGAGGACGCGGACCTGCTGTGGTGCCGGGACTTCGCGAGCGCGGACGCCGGCGCGCTCACCGCCGCGGCCGACGCGGTCCAGTCCTCATTGGACATCGTCGCCGGACCGGTGGTGCGGGCCGGGCTGTTCCGCACCGGCGACGGGCCGGACCGGCTGCTGCTCGCGGTGCACCACCTCGTCGTGGACACCTTGTCGTGGCGTTCGCTGATCGAAGACCTGGCCGCGGCCTACGAAGGCACGCCGTTCGCCGCACCGACGTCGTCCTACCAGGACTGGATCGCCGCACTGGACACCCTCGACGTGGCCGCCGCCGGGCCCGGGGCGGTCCCGGCGTTGCCGGTGGACCACGACCACGGGCCCGACACCGTCGCCACGGCGGCGTCGGTGCACGTGCGGCTGTCCGAAGAGGACACCGAGCGGCTGCTGCGGGACGTGCCGCGGGTGCACCGCGTCCGGGCCGAGGACCTCGTCGTCACCGCCGCGGCGAAGACGCTGGCGCAGTGGTCCGGCGGCCCGGCGGTGCTCGACGTCGAACGCCACGGCCGCGACGGCGCCGCCGAGGACCTCGACCTCTCCCGCACCGTCGGCTGGTTCACCCAGGTGCTGCCCGTGCGGTTCGACGAGCCCGAACTGCACCACGTCAAGGAGGTGCTGCGCGGCCTGCCCGCCGTGGGCAGCACCGGCCCGGTCTCGCCGGTCGTGGTCAACTACCACGGCCGGGTGGATCGCTCGATCCCCGATGCCGGCCCGTTCACCGTGGCGGCGACGCCGCTGGGTGCCGAGAAGAGCGCGGCCTACCCGCGGCCCCGGCCGATCGAGATCGAGGCCGGCGTCCGCGACGGCGTCCTGCACGTCGAGTGGATCTACCCGGCCACCCGGCTGCGCGCGGACACCGTGCGGACCCTCGCCGAGGCGTTCCTCGCCCACCTGCGGGAGCTGACCGCGTACTGCGTCGCCAACCCGGGCGGGCACACGCCGTCGGACTTCCCGCTGACCCGGCTCACCCAGCGCGAGGTGGACCACCTGGCGGCGAGCGGCCCGGGCGGCTCGGCGCTCGAGGACGTCCACCCGCTCACCGCGATGCAGGAAGGACTGCTGTTCCACAGCCTGCTCGACCCCGACGACGACATGTACCTCGGCCGGCGGACCTACCGCCTCGACGGGCGGATCGACCTCGGCGCGTTCGCCCAAGCCTGGCGCGAGGTCGGCCGCCGGCACCCGATCCTGCGCAGCACGATCGTCTGGGACGGGCTGCAGGAGCCGGTCCAGGCCGTGTGGGCCGACGCCGGCATCCGGGTGACCGACGTGGTGCGCACCGGCGGGTTCGACCTCGCGGCGGCGCCGCCGATCGAGGTCGCGCTGCGGCCCGAGGGCGACAGTGTGCGCGTGGTGCTGAGCTACCACCACATCATCGTCGACGGGTGGAGCGTGTCCACTGTGGTCTCCGAGGTGATGGAGGTCTACCAGGCACTGCTGGAGGGCAGCACCGCCCGCCCGGCCCCCGCGCCGCCGTTCGGGCAGTTCGTGGCCTGGCTCGCGCGCTCGGACGCCGAGCAGACGCGCGGCTACTGGCGGCAGACCTTGGGCGACCTCACCGAGGCGACCCCGCTGCCGGTCAAGCCGCCGCAGGTGCCGGGCACCAGCTCGGCCACCGTCGACGTGGACCTGTCACCGGCGTTGCACGAGTCGGTGCGCGGGTTCCTCGCCCGGGCCGGCCTGACGCTGGCGACCCTGGCGCAGGGCGCGTGGGCGAGCGTGCTGGCCGAGCGCACCGGCCGGGACGACGTCGTGTTCGGTGCCACCGTGGCGATCCGGCCCGGCGAACTGGCCGACGTCGGCCGGATGGTCGGGCCGCTGATCACCACGCTCCCGGTCCGGGTCCGCCTGGCTCCGGCGCCGGACACCCGCGCCTGGCTGGCCGACCTGCAAGAGCGCCACGCCGAGCTGCGGGAACACGTGGCGAGCGCGCTCACGGACATCCACCGGCTGACCGCGGTGCCGGCCGGCGAGCAGTTGTTCGACACCATCCTCGTGGTGGAGAACTTCCCGCGGCCGGTCATCGCGGGCCCGCAGGCGTCGCTGACCGCCGTGCGGGAGTTCGAGCGCACCGGCTACCCGATCGTCCTCGGCGTGATCGACGCCGACCCGATCCGGGTGCAGGTGCTCTACGAGCAGGCCGACTGCGATCCGGCGTTCGCCCGCGACCTGGCCGAGGACACGGTCCGCGCGTTCGCGCGGTTGTGCCGGGCCTGA
- a CDS encoding AfsR/SARP family transcriptional regulator, whose product MKFRILGDLKVEGAGGPLSLTSHRQRAAVVMLVLAANREVAVERLAQAIWDESPPPTARDQIQICVSMLRKRFGQEGVAASIVTGPVGYALEVDPAEVDLLVFENLVAAARRALDAGQPEQAERDFHAAVGMWPATGNPPGGSQVLDAVAVRMAEQRLTAIEEWAAVRLDVGEPDGLVPVLLDLVALHPLRERLRGLLMRALHRTGRRAEALDTYRAGREVLVDELGIEPGEELRQLQQHIIADEPKPRRPAHHRVRLSASRSGPARDPVTGRPVRLSGEDKALLVLGLLSGALTVAEAARKYHQPEPDIELWQRQFLDGGRAGLADTGPRRDPELSARVAELTTALGEAHIELRTWKRRALTENNPLKVAT is encoded by the coding sequence ATGAAGTTTCGCATCCTGGGGGATCTGAAGGTCGAGGGGGCCGGCGGGCCGTTGTCCCTGACCTCGCACCGGCAACGGGCGGCGGTCGTGATGCTGGTGCTGGCGGCCAACCGCGAGGTGGCCGTCGAGCGGCTGGCCCAGGCCATCTGGGACGAGTCGCCGCCGCCGACCGCGCGCGACCAGATCCAGATCTGCGTGTCGATGCTGCGCAAGCGGTTCGGCCAGGAGGGCGTGGCCGCCTCCATCGTCACCGGGCCGGTGGGCTACGCGCTCGAAGTCGATCCCGCCGAAGTCGACCTGCTGGTCTTCGAGAACCTGGTCGCCGCCGCCCGCCGGGCACTCGACGCCGGGCAGCCCGAGCAGGCGGAACGCGACTTCCACGCCGCGGTCGGCATGTGGCCGGCGACGGGGAACCCGCCCGGCGGAAGCCAGGTGCTCGACGCCGTGGCCGTGCGGATGGCCGAGCAGCGGCTGACGGCGATCGAGGAGTGGGCCGCGGTCCGCCTCGACGTCGGCGAGCCGGACGGCCTGGTCCCGGTTCTGCTGGACCTGGTCGCGCTGCACCCGCTGCGGGAACGGTTGCGCGGCCTGCTGATGCGGGCGCTGCACCGCACCGGCCGCCGGGCCGAAGCCCTGGACACCTACCGCGCCGGGCGCGAGGTGCTCGTCGACGAGCTCGGCATCGAACCCGGTGAGGAACTGCGCCAGCTGCAGCAGCACATCATCGCCGACGAGCCGAAGCCGCGACGGCCGGCGCACCACCGGGTCCGGCTGTCCGCGTCGCGGTCCGGGCCGGCGCGCGACCCGGTCACCGGCCGGCCGGTGCGGTTGTCCGGCGAGGACAAGGCCCTGCTCGTGCTGGGGCTGCTGTCGGGTGCGCTCACCGTGGCGGAAGCGGCCCGCAAGTACCACCAGCCCGAACCGGACATCGAGCTGTGGCAACGGCAATTCCTCGACGGCGGCCGGGCCGGCCTGGCCGACACCGGCCCCCGGCGGGACCCGGAGCTGTCCGCCCGGGTGGCGGAACTGACCACCGCGCTCGGTGAGGCCCACATCGAGCTGCGGACGTGGAAACGCAGGGCTTTGACGGAAAACAACCCCTTGAAGGTGGCGACGTGA
- a CDS encoding ATP-grasp domain-containing protein: MSVLVINSHPYGELFFQGACRVPVAPAERQLVSTEYNGALGGHDPADFPHVAACTDIYDEEHVRKAVYELAATTRPDRIVTISEQLMVVAAELREELGLPGQDVDSALRFRDKVVMKRALRDAGCPGVPRFVEVDRDLTELPWATERYVVKSRMGMGSTTVRIVSTVDEVNAARRELLALDPSGVEVEEFVAGVMYHCDGVVENGEAVFGSVSRYLTQPGDFRSSGVQGSVTLQDCELSRRIGEYHAEVVRHLGLGEGVTHLEVFHTADDRIVFCEIAARPGGGGIAYIVRQAHGVDLISAALRAQSGVEPLTPAPSDGLGRVWGLVGFYSRPDAVAVPFDAGSLPPELGVHLCFGSRRAGQVDNSTDFVHKFFLSAADDAEFEQRYAALRELVAERGWEPA, encoded by the coding sequence ATGAGCGTGCTCGTCATCAACAGCCACCCCTACGGCGAACTGTTCTTCCAGGGTGCGTGCCGGGTGCCGGTGGCGCCGGCCGAGCGGCAGCTCGTGTCCACGGAGTACAACGGCGCGCTCGGCGGCCACGACCCGGCCGACTTCCCGCACGTGGCCGCCTGCACGGACATCTACGACGAGGAGCACGTGCGCAAGGCGGTCTACGAACTGGCCGCCACCACCCGGCCGGACCGGATCGTGACCATCAGCGAGCAGCTGATGGTGGTGGCCGCCGAGCTGCGCGAGGAGCTGGGCCTGCCGGGCCAGGACGTGGACTCGGCGCTGCGGTTCCGGGACAAGGTCGTGATGAAACGCGCGCTGCGCGACGCCGGCTGCCCGGGCGTGCCCCGGTTCGTCGAGGTGGACCGGGATCTCACCGAGCTGCCGTGGGCGACGGAGCGGTACGTGGTGAAGTCCCGGATGGGCATGGGGTCCACCACCGTGCGGATCGTGTCCACAGTGGACGAGGTGAACGCGGCCCGCCGGGAGCTGCTCGCGCTGGACCCCAGCGGGGTCGAGGTCGAGGAGTTCGTCGCCGGCGTGATGTACCACTGCGACGGCGTCGTCGAGAACGGCGAGGCGGTGTTCGGGTCGGTTTCGCGCTACCTCACCCAGCCCGGCGACTTCCGCTCGTCGGGCGTCCAGGGCAGCGTCACCCTGCAGGACTGCGAGCTCAGCAGGCGCATCGGCGAGTACCACGCCGAGGTCGTGCGGCACCTGGGCCTCGGCGAAGGCGTCACGCACCTGGAGGTGTTCCACACCGCCGACGACCGGATCGTCTTCTGCGAGATCGCGGCGCGGCCGGGTGGCGGGGGCATCGCCTACATCGTCCGGCAGGCGCACGGCGTCGACCTGATCTCGGCGGCGCTGCGTGCGCAGTCGGGGGTGGAGCCGTTGACGCCGGCGCCGTCGGACGGCCTGGGCCGGGTCTGGGGGCTGGTCGGGTTCTACTCGCGGCCGGACGCGGTCGCGGTGCCCTTCGACGCCGGGTCGCTGCCGCCGGAGCTGGGCGTGCACCTGTGCTTCGGCAGCAGGCGGGCGGGTCAGGTGGACAACTCCACCGACTTCGTGCACAAGTTCTTCCTGTCCGCGGCCGACGACGCGGAGTTCGAGCAGCGGTACGCTGCCCTGCGCGAGCTCGTCGCGGAGCGGGGCTGGGAGCCGGCGTGA